In one window of Micromonospora cathayae DNA:
- a CDS encoding ABC transporter permease, with amino-acid sequence MTTPEAKLPHPRPTDRSGLLGVGLGGGVIVALLVLWWALTDLTGTIRPLYFPAPSEVLDAVRQIWRSMLPDAGATLVRVLVSWSLGSALGVLVGLLMVRSRVLLYTLTPLIEALRPVPPVALIPFVILWFGIGDSGKLFLGSLACFMVMVVNTIVSANNVSPVYGRAARSLGAREGQVYRTVILPAIVPELVSGLRIGSALAFAVVVAAEFLGAEQGIGRLIMQASRTLNTPVVLIGTIVIAVEAVLVDRLIKIVSSRVTRWSESSS; translated from the coding sequence GTGACCACGCCCGAGGCGAAGCTGCCGCACCCCCGGCCCACCGACCGCTCCGGTCTGCTCGGCGTCGGGCTGGGCGGCGGGGTGATCGTGGCCCTGCTGGTGCTCTGGTGGGCACTGACCGACCTGACCGGCACCATCCGGCCGCTGTACTTCCCCGCGCCGAGCGAGGTGCTCGACGCGGTACGGCAGATCTGGCGGAGCATGCTGCCGGACGCCGGGGCCACCCTGGTCCGGGTGCTGGTCTCCTGGTCGCTGGGGTCGGCGCTCGGGGTGCTGGTGGGCCTGCTGATGGTCCGCTCCCGGGTGCTGCTCTACACCCTCACCCCGCTGATCGAGGCGCTCCGGCCGGTACCGCCGGTGGCGCTCATCCCGTTCGTCATCCTGTGGTTCGGCATCGGTGACAGCGGGAAGCTGTTCCTGGGCTCCCTGGCCTGCTTCATGGTCATGGTGGTCAACACGATCGTGTCGGCGAACAACGTCAGCCCGGTCTACGGTCGCGCCGCCCGCTCGCTGGGCGCCCGCGAGGGGCAGGTCTACCGGACCGTGATCCTGCCCGCCATCGTCCCCGAACTCGTCTCCGGTCTGCGGATCGGCAGCGCGCTCGCCTTCGCGGTGGTCGTCGCCGCCGAGTTCCTCGGTGCCGAACAGGGCATCGGTCGGTTGATCATGCAGGCCAGCCGGACGCTGAACACCCCCGTGGTGCTGATCGGCACCATCGTCATCGCCGTCGAGGCGGTGCTGG